A DNA window from Luteolibacter luteus contains the following coding sequences:
- a CDS encoding polysaccharide deacetylase family protein, protein MKNPIETLGYKIFNNAQDGESGMPKLSRRTFMVISAALGSSCSMASSEKPQPGPQAAAQDPTAAPARTAPNREYRTPKVQGPVPRNPDMNLPASGGSGGITFSRVAVSQPYVAMTFDDGPHPKNTPRLLDMLRERNIKATFYVIGRNVDLYPNVLRRTVSEGHEIGNHSYTHPILSKLSDSALREELTKCRDAVARAAGVQPRTMRPPYGALLQRQRELVHSELRYPTILWSVDPLDWKRPGASVITSRINSQTTPGAIILAHDLHGGTVDAMPATLDGLLRKGYKFVTVSQLLAMAAPPAPAGPIAAGQ, encoded by the coding sequence ATGAAGAATCCGATCGAGACCCTCGGCTACAAGATTTTCAATAACGCTCAAGACGGCGAATCCGGCATGCCGAAGCTCTCGCGCCGCACCTTCATGGTGATCAGTGCTGCCCTTGGTAGCAGCTGCTCCATGGCCTCCTCCGAAAAGCCGCAGCCGGGTCCCCAAGCCGCCGCGCAGGACCCCACGGCCGCTCCGGCCCGCACCGCTCCGAACCGTGAGTACCGCACCCCGAAGGTGCAGGGTCCGGTTCCGCGGAATCCGGACATGAACCTGCCCGCCTCCGGCGGCAGCGGTGGCATCACTTTCTCCCGCGTCGCCGTCAGCCAGCCCTATGTGGCGATGACCTTCGACGACGGCCCGCACCCGAAGAATACGCCGCGCCTGCTGGACATGCTCCGCGAGCGCAACATCAAGGCGACCTTTTACGTGATCGGCCGGAATGTGGATCTCTACCCGAACGTGCTGCGCCGCACCGTTTCGGAAGGCCACGAAATCGGCAACCACAGCTACACGCACCCCATCCTGAGCAAGCTCAGCGACTCCGCGCTGCGTGAGGAACTTACCAAGTGCCGCGATGCCGTGGCCCGTGCCGCCGGCGTCCAGCCCCGCACCATGCGCCCGCCATACGGCGCGCTGCTCCAGCGCCAGCGCGAGCTGGTCCACTCCGAGCTGCGCTACCCGACCATCCTCTGGTCCGTCGATCCGCTCGATTGGAAGCGCCCGGGTGCCTCGGTCATCACTTCCCGCATCAATAGCCAGACCACGCCGGGAGCCATCATCCTGGCACACGACCTCCACGGCGGCACCGTGGATGCCATGCCGGCGACCCTCGATGGGCTGCTGCGCAAGGGCTACAAGTTCGTGACCGTGTCCCAGTTGCTGGCCATGGCCGCTCCACCGGCTCCGGCCGGTCCGATCGCGGCGGGTCAATGA
- the mtnP gene encoding S-methyl-5'-thioadenosine phosphorylase: MAAAIGIIGGSGLYEIEGFEKAEERVIETPFGAPSDALVGGTLAGRQVWFLPRHGRGHRLLPTEINHRANLWALRSLDVRFLICVTAVGSLKEEYHPRDIVLPDQYFDRTSRREQHTFFGNGIVAHVAFADPVSQGMRKILHSAAEGEGARVHFGGTYVNMDGPAFSTRAESETNRKLGFDVIGMTNLPEAKLARESEIALATLAMITDYDCWKVEEEPVTAEAVIAHLHANVSAAKRIISRAIPLIPQNPEWPEHRSLDGAIMTPQPLWPVETVGKLAPILRRFL, translated from the coding sequence ATGGCAGCGGCAATCGGCATCATCGGCGGGAGCGGTCTTTATGAGATCGAGGGATTCGAGAAAGCGGAGGAGCGCGTGATCGAGACACCCTTTGGTGCGCCTTCGGATGCCTTGGTCGGTGGCACCTTGGCCGGCCGCCAGGTCTGGTTCCTCCCTCGTCACGGACGCGGCCACCGTTTGCTCCCGACCGAAATCAATCATCGCGCCAATCTCTGGGCTCTCCGCTCGCTCGACGTCCGCTTCCTCATCTGCGTCACCGCGGTGGGCAGCCTGAAAGAGGAGTATCACCCGCGTGATATCGTCCTGCCGGACCAGTATTTCGACCGCACCAGCCGACGCGAGCAGCACACCTTCTTCGGAAATGGTATCGTCGCCCACGTCGCCTTCGCGGATCCTGTCAGCCAGGGCATGCGGAAGATCCTTCACTCCGCGGCCGAGGGAGAAGGAGCGCGGGTTCACTTCGGCGGCACCTATGTGAATATGGATGGCCCCGCTTTCTCTACCCGGGCGGAAAGCGAGACGAATCGCAAGCTCGGCTTCGACGTGATCGGCATGACCAATCTGCCCGAGGCCAAGCTCGCCCGGGAATCGGAGATTGCCCTAGCCACCCTTGCGATGATTACCGACTACGATTGCTGGAAGGTCGAGGAGGAGCCCGTCACCGCGGAGGCCGTCATCGCCCATCTTCATGCAAACGTATCCGCGGCCAAGCGGATCATCTCCCGTGCGATCCCCTTGATTCCGCAGAATCCCGAGTGGCCGGAGCATCGTTCCCTGGATGGTGCCATCATGACGCCGCAGCCGCTCTGGCCGGTTGAAACGGTGGGCAAATTGGCCCCGATCCTTAGGCGTTTCTTGTGA
- a CDS encoding L,D-transpeptidase family protein: MSFRPTPPLILLVLALCACRGEDDKKQDKAVPGTPRSEYRNLPGPARAKAAAAQVRPELESALTAKGLHFGDPVFIRAFKEEKELELWVRRRDSGKYEHFRTWDVFAMPGKLGPKQAEGDGQVPEGFYFVPPRAMKPDSDYHLAFNIGYPNSYDQAKGWTGSFIMIHGDQISIGCLAMSDEKIEEIYTLCDAAHQGGQEFFRVHLYPFRMTAERMAKAETDGSPWLDFWKNLKEGYDFFEREKTPPEVAVENGLYRLK; encoded by the coding sequence ATGTCTTTTCGCCCTACTCCTCCGTTGATCCTGTTAGTTCTCGCGCTTTGCGCTTGCCGGGGAGAGGACGACAAGAAGCAGGATAAGGCCGTGCCCGGAACCCCGCGATCAGAATACCGCAACCTGCCGGGCCCCGCTCGCGCCAAGGCAGCCGCGGCGCAGGTGCGGCCTGAATTGGAGAGTGCTCTGACGGCCAAGGGCCTCCATTTCGGCGATCCGGTTTTCATCCGGGCCTTCAAGGAAGAAAAGGAGCTGGAGCTGTGGGTCCGCCGCCGGGATAGCGGGAAGTACGAGCATTTCCGTACTTGGGATGTCTTCGCGATGCCTGGGAAGCTGGGACCGAAGCAGGCCGAAGGAGATGGCCAGGTGCCGGAGGGCTTCTACTTCGTGCCGCCACGGGCGATGAAGCCGGACAGCGACTATCATCTGGCCTTCAATATCGGTTACCCGAATTCCTACGATCAGGCCAAGGGCTGGACCGGGAGCTTCATCATGATCCACGGCGACCAGATCTCGATCGGCTGCCTGGCCATGTCGGACGAGAAGATCGAGGAGATCTACACGCTCTGCGACGCGGCGCACCAAGGCGGGCAGGAGTTCTTCCGCGTGCACCTTTACCCCTTCCGCATGACGGCGGAGCGGATGGCAAAGGCGGAGACCGACGGCAGCCCGTGGCTCGATTTCTGGAAGAACCTGAAGGAGGGCTACGATTTCTTCGAGCGGGAGAAGACCCCGCCCGAAGTCGCCGTGGAAAACGGGCTCTACCGGCTCAAATAA
- a CDS encoding DUF7133 domain-containing protein, producing MPAKPLPVGPAVLCTLTIATLADVSALEDFNSDGFNEWRVEGDAFGKGPVSGKTPEMAAPFKGYAGGYFVCSAHGGNASKGSLTSPDLTIEQPYLAFLIGGGSQPGRTSVQLVIDGKVVREASGRNDLEMRPAVWDVSEFKGRKGKIRLLDDADGVWGFIAADHFLFTAEAQPVFPPQGNEDDGERDKLVSHPDLPGTLLPKGMTLEVVADWKNQQTVSPTALAVDEKNNIFLAETHRFRFGVEDDQDHLYWIVDDTKNASIEDRRKMYEKWSDKMPPEKFTAKSELIRKLVDADGDGCYETSSVFAEGFNDTLDGTAAGVFAFEGTTYFACIPRIWALRDDNGDGIAETRDTVEQGFGVRVSISGHDLNGFALGPDGRIYGTSGDRGLSVTTKEGRKFHYPGEGTAFRFETDGSGFEIFHTGLRNPKEIAFDRFGNPFTVDNNCGLGDESRVAYLMEGGDSGWRMEHQMLMSFHQQLGLENRPPIQWTEEGLWKMPHASQPAFVMPAAGYLTSGPSGLTYHPGTGLTEREDNHFQVCDYRGGGTNSGIYTFEMKPKGAGMEMAENRQLVWGIGATDVEYSYDGRLLISDFMNGWTAHDKGQVLALSAGDMTWRAKEGAEAAKLIREGFGKLPTDEVAACLKHPDMRVRLRAQIDLARRPEGLAVLVGAAKSQHQLERIHGLWGMGMIARRGTPEARKLAAESIISCLRHQDEETRVQALRSLANAGAPGDKIPFSDMMADPSLRVRAEASLTLARCGQPNQIGLVRQLLVQNADQDPWLRHAGILALEKLANRGADLGALAGDDSAAVRTAVVVAMRRGGDPRIAGLVEDKSPAVADEAIRAICDEDLHALRPVVAKLLEQPLARPLAPYMLRRLLHNSFRLGDIPNLQRVLEAAGNTGLPEEIRKEALRLVSVWEISQTNDQLTGHYRPRTSLPVDEIRAALHAALPGMLKQDGMMLTAALGYMEKYQLDASSLGDADFRRIAADPSLPAAGRAKAIELLAGRSSPNLKEFLEELAGDGNDDVFIAAMSQLAVIEPRGAVAHLGKAVAGPGTPRAQRSWALLAGLSGEVVDALFLEHLSALAVASGKSFTALELLEAAEKRDSASVREALAACLGKISTSAEPLAKWNTSLEGGDAAKGFSIFSGHPIGQCVRCHRAADDAHANGGNAGPNLAGIARRHDRGFLMESILDPSASIAPGFGAIAVTFKDQSTLGGLLEGDGPEHLDIAADGKVWRVKKSDLAAVPAAISPMPPMAHGLTPREVRDLVAWLATLTEEAQNPPPKVAPEPYVPGSSATRGGG from the coding sequence ATGCCTGCCAAACCCTTGCCCGTCGGCCCTGCCGTACTCTGTACTCTAACCATCGCGACCCTTGCGGATGTTTCCGCTTTGGAGGACTTCAACAGCGATGGCTTCAATGAATGGCGGGTGGAGGGAGACGCCTTTGGTAAAGGTCCCGTCTCGGGAAAGACTCCGGAGATGGCGGCTCCTTTCAAGGGATATGCCGGAGGATACTTCGTGTGCTCCGCTCATGGCGGGAATGCCTCAAAGGGCAGCCTGACATCTCCGGATCTCACGATCGAGCAGCCTTACCTCGCCTTCCTCATCGGCGGCGGTTCCCAGCCAGGAAGGACGTCGGTTCAACTCGTGATCGATGGCAAGGTGGTTCGCGAAGCCTCCGGCCGGAACGATCTGGAGATGAGGCCTGCCGTCTGGGACGTGAGTGAATTCAAGGGCCGCAAGGGGAAGATCCGCCTGCTGGATGATGCGGACGGTGTTTGGGGCTTCATCGCGGCGGATCACTTCCTGTTCACCGCGGAGGCGCAGCCCGTTTTCCCTCCGCAGGGAAATGAGGATGACGGCGAGAGAGACAAGCTGGTGAGCCATCCCGATCTCCCCGGCACGCTTTTGCCAAAAGGGATGACTCTCGAGGTCGTCGCGGATTGGAAGAACCAGCAAACCGTCTCGCCCACCGCGTTGGCCGTGGATGAGAAGAACAACATCTTCCTCGCGGAGACCCATCGCTTCCGCTTTGGCGTGGAGGATGACCAAGATCACCTCTACTGGATCGTGGACGATACGAAGAACGCCTCCATCGAAGATCGGAGGAAGATGTACGAGAAATGGTCCGACAAGATGCCGCCTGAGAAGTTCACGGCAAAGTCGGAACTCATCCGCAAGCTGGTGGATGCCGATGGCGATGGCTGCTACGAGACCTCCTCGGTCTTTGCGGAGGGTTTCAATGACACGCTGGATGGCACGGCTGCGGGTGTCTTCGCCTTCGAAGGAACCACCTACTTCGCCTGCATCCCGCGGATCTGGGCGCTGCGGGATGACAATGGCGATGGCATCGCGGAAACCCGGGACACCGTGGAGCAGGGATTCGGCGTGCGGGTCTCTATCTCCGGGCATGATCTGAATGGATTCGCCTTGGGCCCGGACGGACGGATCTACGGCACCTCCGGAGACCGCGGTCTGAGCGTGACAACCAAGGAGGGCAGGAAGTTCCACTATCCGGGCGAAGGCACGGCCTTCCGCTTCGAGACGGACGGCAGCGGCTTCGAGATCTTCCACACCGGGCTGCGGAATCCGAAGGAGATCGCCTTCGATCGCTTTGGAAATCCCTTCACCGTGGATAACAACTGCGGGCTAGGTGATGAATCACGCGTGGCCTATCTGATGGAGGGCGGCGACTCCGGATGGCGGATGGAGCACCAGATGCTGATGAGCTTTCACCAGCAATTGGGGCTGGAGAACCGCCCCCCGATTCAATGGACGGAGGAGGGTTTGTGGAAGATGCCGCATGCCAGTCAACCTGCCTTCGTGATGCCCGCCGCGGGTTATCTCACTTCCGGGCCATCCGGACTCACCTATCACCCGGGCACCGGCCTGACGGAGCGCGAGGACAATCACTTCCAAGTCTGCGACTATCGTGGTGGCGGCACAAACTCGGGCATCTACACCTTCGAGATGAAGCCGAAGGGCGCTGGCATGGAGATGGCGGAAAATCGCCAGCTCGTATGGGGGATCGGAGCGACGGATGTGGAGTATTCCTACGACGGGCGGCTGCTGATCTCGGACTTCATGAATGGCTGGACCGCCCACGACAAGGGGCAGGTGCTGGCCCTTTCGGCAGGGGACATGACATGGCGTGCCAAGGAAGGCGCTGAGGCCGCGAAATTGATCCGCGAGGGATTCGGAAAGCTCCCCACGGACGAGGTCGCCGCCTGCCTGAAGCATCCGGACATGCGTGTGCGGCTGCGTGCACAGATCGACTTGGCCAGAAGACCGGAGGGCTTGGCTGTTCTCGTCGGTGCCGCCAAGTCGCAGCATCAATTGGAGCGCATCCATGGCCTTTGGGGCATGGGGATGATCGCCCGCCGGGGAACTCCCGAGGCTCGGAAGCTAGCGGCGGAAAGCATCATCTCGTGTCTTCGCCATCAGGATGAGGAGACTCGCGTGCAAGCACTCCGCTCGCTCGCCAATGCGGGCGCGCCCGGGGATAAGATACCCTTCAGCGATATGATGGCGGATCCCTCCTTGCGGGTTCGTGCGGAGGCCTCCCTCACGCTCGCGCGCTGCGGGCAGCCAAATCAGATCGGCCTCGTCCGGCAATTGCTCGTTCAGAATGCCGATCAGGATCCATGGCTCCGCCACGCGGGTATCCTGGCGCTGGAAAAACTTGCGAATCGCGGGGCGGATCTGGGCGCGCTTGCCGGTGACGATTCCGCTGCCGTGAGAACCGCCGTGGTCGTTGCCATGCGTCGCGGCGGAGATCCGCGGATCGCAGGCTTGGTGGAAGACAAGTCACCCGCGGTGGCGGATGAAGCGATCCGCGCCATCTGTGATGAAGACCTGCACGCGCTGCGGCCCGTGGTTGCGAAGCTGCTGGAGCAACCGCTCGCCCGCCCGCTGGCACCCTACATGCTCCGGCGCCTCCTTCACAATTCCTTCCGCCTCGGCGATATCCCGAATCTTCAAAGGGTGCTGGAGGCCGCGGGCAATACCGGGCTGCCGGAGGAGATCCGGAAGGAAGCCCTGCGCCTGGTTTCCGTCTGGGAAATCTCCCAGACCAACGACCAGCTTACGGGCCACTATAGACCTCGTACTTCACTACCGGTGGATGAGATCCGCGCGGCACTCCATGCCGCCCTTCCCGGCATGTTGAAGCAGGACGGGATGATGCTGACCGCAGCGCTCGGCTACATGGAGAAATACCAGCTTGATGCGAGCTCTCTGGGAGATGCCGATTTCCGCCGCATCGCCGCCGATCCCTCGCTACCCGCTGCGGGCAGGGCGAAGGCGATCGAACTGCTCGCCGGCAGGAGTTCCCCGAACCTGAAGGAGTTTCTGGAAGAACTCGCAGGAGACGGGAATGACGACGTCTTCATCGCCGCGATGTCGCAACTGGCAGTGATCGAGCCGCGCGGGGCAGTCGCTCATCTCGGGAAAGCCGTCGCAGGTCCGGGCACGCCACGCGCGCAAAGATCCTGGGCCTTGCTCGCCGGACTTTCCGGTGAAGTGGTGGATGCGCTTTTCTTGGAACATCTTTCCGCGCTCGCTGTGGCGTCCGGAAAATCCTTCACCGCCCTGGAGTTGCTAGAGGCCGCGGAAAAGCGGGACTCGGCGTCCGTCCGTGAAGCCTTGGCCGCCTGCCTTGGCAAGATCTCCACTTCGGCGGAGCCGCTGGCAAAATGGAACACTTCGCTTGAAGGGGGGGATGCCGCGAAGGGCTTCTCCATCTTCTCCGGCCATCCTATCGGGCAATGCGTCCGCTGCCATCGCGCGGCCGACGATGCACATGCCAATGGCGGCAACGCGGGCCCCAATCTCGCGGGAATTGCCAGGCGTCACGACCGCGGCTTCCTGATGGAATCCATCCTTGATCCCAGCGCGAGCATCGCCCCGGGCTTCGGTGCGATCGCCGTCACCTTCAAGGATCAAAGCACACTGGGCGGCTTGCTGGAAGGCGATGGCCCGGAGCACTTGGACATCGCCGCGGACGGCAAGGTGTGGCGTGTGAAGAAATCCGATCTCGCCGCCGTCCCGGCAGCGATCTCTCCGATGCCTCCCATGGCTCACGGTCTCACCCCCCGTGAAGTCCGGGACCTCGTGGCATGGCTCGCAACCCTAACCGAGGAAGCGCAGAATCCCCCGCCCAAGGTGGCCCCTGAACCTTACGTTCCCGGCTCATCGGCGACACGCGGAGGCGGCTGA